The Streptomyces sp. NBC_00224 genome has a window encoding:
- a CDS encoding NUDIX domain-containing protein, translating to MARTEYYDDPNAPKPNSLVVAASAVVADGQGRILLQRRRDNDLWALPGGAMDIGESLPGTAVREVKEETGLDVEITGLVGTYTDPRHIIAYSDGEVRRQFAVVFTARVVGGKLAMSDESTELRYVSPADFEALPMHHTQRLRLTHYLEHQDRPHLG from the coding sequence ATGGCACGGACCGAGTACTACGACGACCCGAACGCACCGAAGCCCAACAGCCTGGTCGTTGCCGCCTCTGCCGTCGTCGCGGACGGCCAGGGGCGCATCCTCCTCCAGCGGCGCCGGGACAACGACTTGTGGGCGCTTCCCGGTGGAGCCATGGACATCGGGGAGTCGCTGCCCGGTACGGCTGTCCGCGAGGTCAAGGAAGAGACGGGCCTGGATGTGGAGATCACGGGGCTGGTCGGCACGTACACGGACCCACGGCACATCATCGCGTACAGCGACGGAGAGGTTCGCCGGCAGTTCGCTGTCGTCTTCACGGCACGCGTGGTCGGAGGGAAGCTCGCCATGTCGGACGAGTCGACAGAGCTGCGCTACGTCTCGCCCGCAGACTTCGAGGCGCTGCCCATGCACCACACGCAGCGGCTACGGCTCACGCACTACCTGGAGCACCAG
- a CDS encoding alpha/beta fold hydrolase: protein MTFVRIDGVPHHVVVEGNGPPVLLSAGLGMAWFDWDEVAALLAPHRTVVRFDRPGHGLSGPAVAPPTASGEAHRIAGVLDAVGVSGPVTVVGHSIAGFHAEAYARLHPDRTAALVLVDSSVEPEARVGASARVVSARVAGAVLAGAGLPAALGPLLRRTTVRLSRTGGADPAPRALVRRCYRTSRVWRGLLLENARYRPVAAELLTLRDHFPLPPVPVTVLAGGAGGPSWLTCQRALADTLGGRLEVAEGAGHLVMLDAAERVAEAILGTTSPTPPVP, encoded by the coding sequence ATGACGTTCGTACGGATCGACGGGGTGCCGCACCACGTGGTGGTGGAGGGGAACGGTCCGCCCGTGCTGCTGAGCGCGGGCCTGGGCATGGCCTGGTTCGACTGGGACGAGGTGGCGGCCCTGCTGGCCCCCCACCGCACGGTGGTCCGCTTCGACCGCCCCGGCCACGGCCTCTCCGGCCCGGCGGTGGCGCCGCCGACGGCCTCGGGGGAGGCGCACCGGATCGCGGGGGTCCTGGACGCGGTGGGGGTTTCCGGGCCGGTGACGGTGGTGGGGCACTCGATCGCGGGCTTCCACGCGGAGGCGTACGCCCGGCTGCACCCGGACCGCACGGCCGCGCTCGTACTGGTGGACTCCAGCGTGGAGCCGGAGGCTCGGGTGGGGGCGTCGGCGCGGGTGGTGTCGGCGCGGGTGGCGGGGGCGGTGCTGGCGGGGGCGGGTCTGCCGGCGGCGCTCGGTCCTTTGCTGCGCCGGACGACAGTCCGCCTCTCCCGCACGGGCGGCGCCGACCCGGCCCCCCGCGCCCTGGTCCGCCGCTGCTACCGCACCTCCCGGGTATGGCGGGGCCTGCTCCTGGAGAACGCCCGCTACCGCCCGGTGGCAGCGGAACTCCTCACCCTGCGCGATCACTTCCCCCTCCCCCCGGTCCCGGTGACGGTCCTCGCGGGCGGCGCGGGCGGCCCGTCCTGGCTCACCTGCCAACGCGCTCTGGCGGACACGCTGGGGGGCCGCCTGGAGGTGGCGGAGGGGGCGGGGCATCTGGTGATGCTGGACGCGGCGGAGCGGGTGGCGGAGGCGATCCTGGGGACGACTTCCCCCACTCCACCCGTTCCCTGA
- a CDS encoding DUF998 domain-containing protein: MSLGGSRVRPAVVLLALGALAYTAWVLEVVVHTGLDPVQTYVSELAAADQPLGGLFRATDLTAGALVFAGSAWALWRCDRRAWSVAGWTGLVLFGAATVADSRLPLSCAPTVDPECAARETAGLVPATHTAHAVSSSLAMTGALVAVVALTVAARRYGRWAPLARFGPVLVVLELAVTVWTLAAIAAFEAGRGTWSLGAGQRLQVLFVAVWLGVLAYAVARENRV, from the coding sequence ATGTCCCTTGGTGGTTCACGCGTCCGGCCCGCGGTGGTCCTGCTGGCGCTCGGCGCGCTCGCGTACACGGCGTGGGTGCTCGAAGTGGTCGTCCACACCGGTCTCGACCCCGTACAGACGTATGTGAGCGAGCTCGCCGCGGCCGATCAGCCGCTCGGCGGGCTCTTCCGGGCGACGGACCTGACGGCCGGGGCGCTGGTGTTCGCCGGGTCGGCGTGGGCGCTGTGGCGGTGTGACCGGCGGGCCTGGTCGGTGGCCGGGTGGACGGGGCTCGTGCTGTTCGGCGCGGCGACCGTGGCCGACTCGCGGCTGCCGCTGAGCTGTGCGCCGACCGTCGACCCCGAGTGCGCGGCCCGCGAGACGGCCGGTCTGGTCCCGGCCACGCACACGGCGCACGCGGTGAGCAGCAGCCTCGCGATGACCGGCGCGCTGGTCGCCGTCGTGGCGCTCACGGTCGCCGCCCGCCGCTACGGCCGGTGGGCCCCGCTGGCCCGGTTCGGACCGGTCCTGGTGGTGCTCGAACTGGCCGTCACCGTCTGGACGCTGGCCGCCATCGCCGCGTTCGAGGCCGGGCGCGGCACCTGGTCGCTGGGGGCCGGACAGCGGTTGCAGGTGCTGTTCGTGGCGGTGTGGCTGGGGGTGCTCGCGTACGCGGTCGCGCGCGAGAATCGAGTATGA
- a CDS encoding multicopper oxidase family protein, whose protein sequence is MSAHPTRRAVLGATTAVAGGALLAACSGSGSMDGMDGMDHGSTSSAAPGGFVDPAGPEVVAAEARRGSGPVRDVRLTATATPLDLGGGRTVRSWAYGDRLPGQEVRVTAGDTLAVTLANHLPEPTSLHWHGLALRNDMDGVPGLTQRPVAPGASFAYRFAVAHPGTYWFHPHSGVQQDRGLYAPLIVEDPKEPLAYDREWVVVLDDWVDGVDGSTPDAVLAELRGGMGSGGGMNHSGHDMGDMGDMDGRPTRTPSTGPSRMLMGADSELLGGDAGDVAYPYYLVNGRTPQAPSSFTAKPGERIRLRIVNAGGDTAFRVALGGHELTVTHTDGFPVRHTTTDALLLGMGERYDVLVTAGDGVFPLVAQAEGKKAAALAVLRTGGGAAPTASVRPKELTGRLVTADRLAPDASVALPPKAPDRTVKLTLTGGMEKYDWAFDGKPYRPDARHPVSAGERVRMVFANTTSMWHPVHLHGHTFALAGGAGGARKDTAVVLPGRTLTVDFDADNPGLWMIHCHNVYHSEAGMMTVLGYRK, encoded by the coding sequence ATGTCCGCACACCCCACCCGCCGCGCCGTGCTCGGCGCCACCACCGCCGTCGCGGGCGGCGCCCTGCTCGCCGCCTGCTCGGGCTCCGGCTCCATGGACGGCATGGACGGCATGGATCACGGCTCCACGTCCTCGGCCGCTCCCGGCGGCTTCGTCGACCCCGCAGGTCCCGAGGTCGTCGCCGCCGAGGCCCGGCGCGGCTCCGGGCCCGTCCGCGACGTCCGGCTCACCGCCACCGCCACCCCGCTCGACCTGGGCGGCGGCCGTACCGTCCGGTCCTGGGCGTACGGCGACCGGCTGCCCGGGCAGGAGGTGCGGGTCACCGCGGGCGACACGCTCGCGGTCACCCTCGCCAACCACCTCCCCGAGCCGACCTCGCTGCACTGGCACGGCCTCGCCCTGCGCAACGACATGGACGGCGTGCCCGGTCTGACCCAGCGGCCGGTCGCGCCGGGGGCGTCGTTCGCCTACCGGTTCGCCGTCGCCCACCCCGGCACGTACTGGTTCCACCCGCACTCCGGCGTCCAGCAGGACCGCGGTCTGTACGCCCCGCTGATCGTCGAGGACCCGAAGGAGCCGCTGGCGTACGACCGGGAGTGGGTCGTCGTCCTGGACGACTGGGTCGACGGGGTGGACGGCTCGACGCCGGACGCGGTGCTGGCGGAGCTGCGCGGCGGGATGGGCAGCGGGGGCGGCATGAACCACTCCGGCCACGACATGGGAGACATGGGCGACATGGATGGCAGGCCGACGCGGACGCCCTCCACCGGCCCCTCCCGCATGCTCATGGGCGCCGACAGCGAGCTCCTCGGCGGGGACGCGGGCGACGTCGCGTATCCGTACTACCTGGTCAACGGCCGTACGCCGCAGGCCCCTTCCTCCTTCACGGCCAAGCCCGGCGAGCGCATCCGGCTGCGGATCGTCAACGCGGGCGGCGACACCGCGTTCCGGGTGGCGCTCGGCGGCCATGAGCTGACGGTGACCCACACGGACGGCTTCCCGGTCCGGCACACGACGACGGACGCGCTGCTGCTCGGCATGGGCGAGCGGTACGACGTGCTGGTCACGGCGGGCGACGGGGTGTTCCCGCTGGTGGCGCAGGCCGAGGGGAAGAAGGCGGCGGCGCTCGCGGTGCTGCGCACCGGTGGCGGGGCCGCGCCCACCGCCTCCGTACGCCCCAAGGAGCTGACCGGGCGGCTGGTCACGGCCGACCGGCTCGCGCCGGACGCGTCCGTGGCGCTGCCGCCGAAGGCGCCCGACCGGACGGTGAAGCTGACGCTGACCGGTGGGATGGAGAAGTACGACTGGGCCTTCGACGGGAAGCCGTACCGGCCGGACGCGCGGCACCCGGTGAGCGCGGGCGAGCGGGTGCGGATGGTCTTCGCCAACACGACGTCGATGTGGCACCCGGTTCATCTGCACGGCCACACGTTCGCGCTGGCGGGCGGGGCGGGCGGGGCCCGCAAGGACACGGCGGTGGTGCTGCCGGGGCGGACCCTGACCGTGGACTTCGACGCGGACAACCCGGGGCTGTGGATGATCCACTGCCACAACGTCTACCACTCGGAGGCCGGGATGATGACGGTTCTCGGCTACCGGAAGTAG
- a CDS encoding NAD+ synthase, giving the protein MPQLRLALNQIDSTVGDIAANAEAIVHWTRHCAEQGAHLAAFPEMMLTGYPVEDLALRSSFVEASRQALTELAARLAAEGLGELPVIVGYLDRSDTQPRYGQPAGAPRNAGAVLHRGEVVLRFAKHHLPNYGVFDEFRYFVPGDTMPVIRVHGVDVALAICEDLWQDGGRVPATRSAGAGLLVSINASPYEQNKDDTRLELVRKRAQEAGCTTAYLAMVGGQDELVFDGDSIVVDRNGEVVARAPQFAEGGVLLDLELPAAGPVPSGTVDDGLRIEHVILSEKPVPAYEPELTGGQAERLDDDEEVYSALVTGLRAYVAKNGFRSVLIGLSGGIDSALVAAIACDALGAENVYGVSMPSKYSSEHSKADAAELARRTGLQLRTVGIEPMFTAYMASLGLTGLAEENLQSRLRGTMLMAISNQEGHLVLAPGNKSELAVGYSTLYGDSVGAYGPIKDVYKTTVFRLANWRDKAAAERGEVPPIPENSITKPPSAELRPDQVDTDSLPDYAVLDAILALYVDRDQGREAIVAAGFDAELVARTLRLVDTAEYKRRQYPPGTKISAKGFGKDRRLPITNRWRESV; this is encoded by the coding sequence GTGCCTCAACTACGTCTCGCTCTGAATCAGATCGACTCGACCGTCGGCGACATCGCCGCGAACGCCGAGGCGATCGTGCACTGGACCCGGCACTGTGCCGAGCAGGGGGCGCACCTCGCCGCCTTCCCCGAGATGATGCTGACCGGCTACCCCGTCGAGGACCTGGCGCTGCGCTCCTCGTTCGTCGAGGCGTCCCGGCAGGCGCTGACCGAGCTCGCGGCACGTCTGGCCGCCGAGGGCCTCGGGGAGCTGCCGGTGATCGTCGGCTATCTCGACCGGTCGGACACCCAGCCCCGCTACGGCCAGCCCGCGGGCGCCCCGCGCAACGCGGGCGCCGTGCTGCACCGCGGCGAGGTGGTGCTCAGATTCGCCAAGCACCACCTGCCCAACTACGGCGTCTTCGACGAGTTCCGGTACTTCGTGCCGGGCGACACCATGCCCGTGATCCGGGTCCACGGCGTCGACGTGGCCCTCGCCATCTGCGAGGACCTCTGGCAGGACGGCGGCCGCGTCCCGGCCACCCGGTCCGCCGGGGCCGGGCTGCTGGTCTCGATCAACGCCTCGCCGTACGAGCAGAACAAGGACGACACCCGGCTCGAACTGGTCCGCAAGCGCGCCCAGGAGGCGGGCTGCACCACCGCCTACCTGGCCATGGTCGGCGGCCAGGACGAGCTGGTCTTCGACGGCGACTCGATCGTCGTCGACCGGAACGGCGAAGTCGTCGCCCGCGCCCCGCAGTTCGCGGAGGGCGGTGTGCTGCTCGACCTGGAGCTGCCGGCCGCGGGCCCGGTCCCGTCCGGCACCGTCGACGACGGTCTGCGGATCGAGCACGTGATCCTCTCCGAGAAGCCCGTCCCGGCGTACGAGCCCGAGCTCACCGGGGGGCAGGCCGAGCGGCTCGACGACGACGAGGAGGTCTACTCGGCGCTGGTCACGGGGCTGCGCGCGTACGTCGCCAAGAACGGCTTCCGGTCCGTCCTGATCGGCCTGTCCGGCGGCATCGACTCGGCGCTGGTCGCCGCGATCGCCTGCGACGCGCTCGGCGCGGAGAACGTGTACGGCGTGTCGATGCCGTCCAAGTACTCCTCGGAGCACTCCAAGGCCGACGCGGCCGAGCTGGCCCGCCGCACCGGCCTCCAGCTGCGCACGGTGGGCATCGAGCCGATGTTCACCGCGTACATGGCCTCGCTCGGCCTCACCGGGCTCGCCGAGGAGAACCTCCAGTCGCGGCTGCGCGGCACCATGCTGATGGCGATCTCCAACCAGGAGGGCCACCTCGTGCTCGCGCCGGGCAACAAGTCCGAGCTGGCGGTGGGGTATTCGACCCTGTACGGCGACTCGGTCGGCGCGTACGGCCCGATCAAGGACGTCTACAAGACGACCGTGTTCCGCCTCGCCAACTGGCGCGACAAGGCGGCGGCCGAGCGGGGCGAGGTCCCGCCCATCCCGGAGAACTCGATCACCAAGCCGCCCAGCGCCGAGCTGCGCCCGGACCAGGTCGACACGGACTCGCTGCCGGACTACGCGGTCCTGGACGCGATCCTGGCCCTGTACGTCGACCGCGACCAGGGCCGCGAGGCGATCGTGGCGGCGGGGTTCGACGCGGAGCTGGTGGCGAGGACGCTGCGGCTCGTCGACACCGCCGAGTACAAGCGGCGCCAGTACCCGCCGGGCACCAAGATCTCCGCGAAGGGCTTCGGCAAGGACCGGCGGCTGCCGATCACCAACCGGTGGCGCGAGTCGGTCTGA
- a CDS encoding endonuclease/exonuclease/phosphatase family protein has translation MTRAYVTETGNGSAEGERSESRVRRLLDGWRNDPEIWRRGLVLAGLAVLIALVMLVHAKIPNRIGNLGSLTETFLPWLGLFVPVLLGLALWRRSATALIALVLPAVVWLNLFGGLLTDKESKGGNLVVATHNVNADNPDPAGTARDLIASGADVLALEELPGSSVGAYEKALAGTYPHHSVQGTVGLWSRFPLSDAEPVDIKMGWTRAMRATVSTPAGQVKVYVAHMPSVRVKLSAGFTARQRDASADALGDAIASDPLKKVVLLGDLNGTMNDRALNNITSQMRSTQGAAGNGFGFTWPASFPMARIDQIMVKGVEPKSSWTLGRTPSDHLPIAARLKI, from the coding sequence ATGACGCGGGCGTACGTGACGGAGACGGGGAACGGCAGCGCGGAGGGCGAGCGCTCCGAATCCCGGGTCCGGCGCCTGCTGGACGGCTGGAGAAACGATCCCGAGATCTGGCGCCGGGGCCTGGTCCTGGCCGGGCTCGCGGTCCTGATCGCCCTGGTCATGCTGGTCCACGCCAAGATCCCCAACCGGATCGGCAACCTGGGCAGCCTCACGGAAACCTTCCTGCCGTGGCTCGGCCTCTTCGTCCCGGTGCTCCTCGGCCTCGCCCTGTGGCGCCGCTCGGCGACCGCGCTGATCGCCCTGGTCCTCCCGGCGGTCGTCTGGCTCAATCTGTTCGGCGGGCTGCTCACCGACAAGGAGAGCAAGGGCGGCAACCTGGTCGTCGCCACGCACAACGTGAACGCCGACAACCCCGACCCGGCCGGCACCGCCCGCGACCTCATCGCCTCCGGCGCCGACGTCCTCGCCCTTGAGGAGCTGCCCGGCAGCAGCGTCGGCGCGTACGAGAAGGCGCTGGCCGGGACCTACCCGCACCACTCGGTGCAGGGCACGGTGGGCCTGTGGTCCAGGTTCCCGCTGAGCGACGCCGAGCCGGTCGACATCAAGATGGGCTGGACCCGCGCCATGCGGGCCACGGTGAGCACGCCCGCGGGCCAGGTGAAGGTGTACGTGGCGCACATGCCCTCGGTGCGGGTGAAGCTCAGCGCCGGGTTCACCGCGCGCCAGCGGGACGCCAGCGCGGACGCCCTGGGCGACGCGATCGCGAGCGACCCGCTGAAGAAGGTGGTTCTGCTCGGCGACCTCAACGGCACCATGAACGACCGCGCCCTGAACAACATCACCTCGCAGATGCGCTCCACCCAGGGCGCGGCGGGCAACGGCTTCGGCTTCACCTGGCCCGCGTCGTTCCCGATGGCCCGGATCGACCAGATCATGGTCAAGGGCGTCGAGCCGAAGTCGTCGTGGACGCTGGGCCGGACGCCGAGCGACCACCTGCCGATCGCGGCCAGGCTGAAGATCTGA
- the panB gene encoding 3-methyl-2-oxobutanoate hydroxymethyltransferase has product MTQQFKAAQNPPVERSDSSKALYGGKSTRRVTIHDIAAAKARGEKWPMLTAYDAMTASVFDEAGIPVLLVGDSMGNCHLGYDTTVPVTLDEMTMLSAAVVRGTKRALVVADLPFGTYQEGPVQALRSATRLIKETGVGAVKLEGGERSLPQTELLVQSGIPVMSHLGLTPQSVNAMGYRVQGRSDEAAHQLLRDAKAAEAAGAFAVVLELVPASVAAEITRSLHIPTVGIGAGVECDAQVLVYTDMVGLTGGKVPRFTKQYADMRGVLGDAAKAFAGEVVGGAFPAEEHTFH; this is encoded by the coding sequence ATGACGCAACAATTCAAGGCTGCGCAGAATCCGCCCGTAGAACGTTCCGACAGCAGCAAGGCGCTGTACGGGGGCAAGTCCACGCGCCGCGTCACGATCCACGACATCGCCGCCGCCAAGGCCCGGGGCGAGAAGTGGCCCATGCTCACCGCGTACGACGCGATGACCGCGTCCGTCTTCGACGAGGCCGGGATCCCGGTGCTGCTCGTCGGCGACTCGATGGGCAACTGCCACCTCGGCTACGACACGACCGTCCCGGTCACGCTCGACGAGATGACCATGCTGTCCGCCGCCGTCGTACGGGGCACCAAGCGCGCCCTCGTCGTCGCGGACCTGCCGTTCGGCACCTACCAGGAGGGCCCGGTGCAGGCGCTGCGCAGCGCCACCCGCCTGATCAAGGAGACCGGCGTCGGGGCCGTCAAGCTGGAGGGCGGCGAGCGCTCGCTGCCCCAGACCGAGCTGCTCGTGCAGTCCGGCATCCCGGTCATGTCCCACCTGGGCCTGACCCCGCAGTCCGTGAACGCCATGGGCTACCGGGTGCAGGGCCGCTCCGACGAGGCCGCGCACCAGCTGCTGCGCGACGCGAAGGCCGCGGAGGCCGCGGGCGCGTTCGCGGTGGTGCTGGAGCTCGTACCGGCCTCGGTGGCCGCCGAGATCACGCGCTCGCTGCACATCCCCACCGTGGGGATCGGGGCGGGTGTCGAGTGCGACGCGCAGGTCCTCGTCTACACCGACATGGTCGGGCTGACCGGGGGGAAGGTGCCGCGCTTCACCAAGCAGTACGCCGATATGCGGGGGGTCCTGGGCGACGCGGCCAAGGCGTTCGCCGGGGAGGTCGTCGGCGGGGCGTTCCCTGCGGAGGAGCACACGTTCCACTAA
- a CDS encoding ATP-binding cassette domain-containing protein, which translates to MTRIDNNPEGGAANAVTVRGLVKHFGDTKALDGVDLDVREGTVLGVLGPNGAGKTTLVRCLSTLIVPDAGTATVAGYDVVKQPRQLRRTIGLTGQYASVDEKLSGWENLYMIGRLLDLSRKDARARADELLERFSLTEAAKRPAMNYSGGMRRRLDLAASMIGNPAVLYLDEPTTGLDPRTRNEVWDEVQRMVAEGATVLLTTQYMEEAEQLANQLTVIDRGKVIANGGINELKAKVGGRTLQIRPTDPGQLGAMARAITEAGLDGVSGTQAVPDEGLLNVPILSDEQLTAVVGLLGARGFGIAHIGTHLPSLDEVFLAITGQKPTLQESESDDTIEEVAA; encoded by the coding sequence ATGACGCGAATCGACAACAACCCCGAAGGCGGCGCGGCCAACGCCGTCACGGTGCGGGGACTGGTGAAGCACTTCGGCGACACCAAGGCGCTGGACGGCGTGGACCTGGACGTCCGTGAGGGCACGGTCCTCGGAGTCCTGGGGCCCAACGGCGCCGGCAAGACCACCCTCGTCCGCTGCCTGTCCACCCTGATCGTGCCGGACGCCGGCACCGCCACCGTCGCCGGGTACGACGTGGTGAAGCAGCCCCGCCAGCTGCGCCGCACGATCGGTCTCACCGGGCAGTACGCCTCGGTGGACGAGAAGCTGTCGGGCTGGGAGAACCTGTACATGATCGGGCGGCTGCTCGATCTGTCCCGCAAGGACGCCAGGGCCCGCGCCGACGAGCTCCTGGAGCGGTTCTCGCTCACCGAGGCGGCGAAGCGGCCCGCGATGAACTACTCGGGAGGCATGCGCCGCCGCCTCGACCTCGCGGCCTCGATGATCGGCAACCCGGCCGTGCTCTACCTGGACGAGCCGACCACCGGTCTCGACCCGCGCACCCGCAACGAGGTGTGGGACGAGGTCCAGCGGATGGTGGCCGAGGGCGCCACCGTGCTGCTCACCACCCAGTACATGGAAGAGGCCGAGCAGTTGGCGAACCAGCTGACGGTCATCGACCGCGGCAAGGTCATCGCCAACGGCGGCATCAACGAGCTGAAGGCGAAGGTCGGCGGCCGCACCCTGCAGATCCGGCCCACCGACCCGGGTCAGCTGGGCGCGATGGCGCGCGCCATCACCGAGGCCGGTCTGGACGGGGTCTCCGGCACCCAGGCGGTCCCCGACGAGGGCCTGCTGAACGTGCCGATCCTCAGCGACGAGCAGCTGACCGCGGTGGTCGGCCTGCTGGGCGCCCGCGGCTTCGGCATCGCCCACATAGGCACCCATCTGCCCAGCCTGGACGAGGTGTTCCTGGCCATCACCGGCCAGAAGCCCACCCTCCAGGAGTCCGAGAGCGACGACACGATCGAGGAGGTCGCGGCATGA
- a CDS encoding ABC transporter permease yields MSTATTAKAAPTKAPTGIRPPVTDADSRIGPRANLRHIGALVRRNALQIKQDPESMFDAVFMPIIFTLLFVYVFGGAVSGKGNQGEYVNYLIPGLMAMQGLNIAMAVGTGINDDFKKGVMDRFRTMPIARSSVLIAKIVVEIGRMIVATSILLIMGFILGLSIHTSVFELLAAVGLSLVFGASLMWIFILLGLTMKTAQAVQGVAMLVLMPLQFGSSIFAKPTTMPGWLQTFTDYNPLSNLADAARNLVNGGPVAHSALMTLGWAVAITAVTAPLAVAKFRKRT; encoded by the coding sequence ATGAGCACCGCCACCACCGCCAAGGCGGCCCCCACCAAGGCGCCGACCGGTATCCGCCCGCCCGTCACGGACGCCGACAGCCGGATCGGCCCGCGCGCCAATCTGCGGCACATAGGCGCCCTGGTGCGCCGCAACGCGCTCCAGATCAAGCAGGACCCGGAGTCGATGTTCGACGCCGTGTTCATGCCGATCATCTTCACGCTGCTGTTCGTGTACGTGTTCGGCGGCGCCGTCTCCGGCAAGGGCAACCAGGGCGAGTACGTCAACTACCTGATCCCGGGCCTGATGGCGATGCAGGGCCTGAACATCGCGATGGCCGTCGGTACCGGCATCAACGACGACTTCAAGAAGGGCGTCATGGACCGGTTCCGGACCATGCCCATCGCCCGGTCGTCGGTCCTGATCGCCAAGATCGTGGTCGAGATCGGCCGCATGATCGTCGCCACCTCGATCCTGCTGATCATGGGCTTCATCCTCGGTCTGTCCATCCACACCTCGGTGTTCGAGCTCCTCGCGGCGGTCGGCCTCTCCCTGGTGTTCGGCGCCTCGCTGATGTGGATCTTCATCCTGCTGGGTCTCACCATGAAGACGGCCCAGGCCGTCCAGGGAGTGGCGATGCTGGTGCTGATGCCGCTGCAGTTCGGCTCGTCGATCTTCGCGAAGCCGACCACGATGCCGGGCTGGTTGCAGACCTTCACGGACTACAACCCGCTCTCCAACCTCGCGGACGCCGCCCGCAACCTGGTCAACGGCGGCCCGGTCGCCCACTCGGCGCTGATGACGCTGGGCTGGGCGGTCGCGATCACCGCGGTGACGGCCCCGCTGGCGGTCGCCAAGTTCCGTAAGCGCACGTGA